One stretch of Aquimarina sp. Aq107 DNA includes these proteins:
- a CDS encoding MATE family efflux transporter, giving the protein MLYQYTKEFSYNLKLAAPVMLGMLGHTFVGLIDNIMVGQLGTAELAAVSLGNSFMFIAMSLGIGFSTAITPLVAEADGEDNFSKGKSAFKHGLFLCTTLGVILFLGILLAKPLMYFMRQPTEVVELAIPYLDLVAVSLIPLIIFQAFKQFSDGLSITKYPMYATLIANIVNVVLNYLLIFGKFGFPQMGIVGAAVGTLVSRFVMVIFLWFFLKYKERSKAYVSNIKFFSLQKNMLKKIVTLGFPSALQMFFEVAIFTSAIWISGILGKNPQAANQIALNLSAMTFMVAMGLSVAAMVRVGNQKGLKKYKELRRIAFSIFLLTFFIEIVFALCFVIFNNILPEIYLDVNDTENLADNTEVIGIAAKLLIIAALFQISDGIQVVVLGALRGLQDVKIPTAITFFAYWIVGFPVSYYLGLYTEYKSSGIWIGLLAGLTTSAILLYFRFNYLSKDLMLKKGNA; this is encoded by the coding sequence ATGCTTTATCAATACACAAAAGAGTTTAGTTATAATCTGAAGTTGGCAGCCCCAGTAATGTTGGGTATGTTGGGACATACTTTTGTGGGATTAATTGATAACATTATGGTGGGGCAATTAGGTACTGCGGAATTAGCTGCAGTATCTCTAGGAAATAGTTTTATGTTCATTGCGATGTCTCTAGGTATTGGTTTTTCTACTGCAATAACACCTCTGGTAGCAGAAGCAGATGGAGAAGATAATTTTAGCAAAGGTAAATCAGCATTTAAGCACGGATTATTTTTGTGTACGACCTTAGGTGTAATTTTATTTTTAGGGATATTATTAGCGAAACCACTTATGTACTTTATGAGACAACCAACAGAAGTGGTTGAGTTGGCGATACCATATTTGGACTTAGTTGCAGTTTCATTAATTCCTTTAATTATTTTTCAGGCTTTTAAACAATTCTCTGATGGATTGTCAATTACCAAATATCCAATGTATGCAACATTAATTGCGAATATTGTTAACGTGGTATTGAATTATTTGCTGATTTTTGGGAAGTTTGGTTTTCCTCAGATGGGAATAGTAGGAGCAGCAGTAGGAACATTAGTTTCTAGATTTGTTATGGTAATCTTTTTATGGTTTTTTCTGAAATATAAAGAGAGATCGAAAGCGTATGTATCTAATATTAAATTCTTTTCTCTTCAAAAAAACATGTTAAAAAAAATAGTGACATTAGGTTTTCCTTCTGCATTACAGATGTTTTTTGAAGTTGCTATTTTTACGTCTGCTATTTGGATTTCAGGTATTTTAGGCAAAAATCCGCAAGCGGCTAATCAGATAGCTTTGAATTTGTCGGCGATGACTTTTATGGTAGCTATGGGATTGAGTGTCGCTGCGATGGTTAGAGTAGGGAATCAAAAAGGATTGAAAAAGTATAAAGAGCTAAGAAGAATTGCTTTTTCAATATTCTTATTAACGTTTTTTATTGAAATTGTATTTGCATTATGTTTTGTTATTTTTAATAATATTCTTCCTGAGATCTATTTAGATGTAAACGACACAGAAAATTTAGCGGATAATACAGAAGTAATTGGAATCGCTGCGAAACTTTTGATCATTGCTGCATTGTTTCAGATATCTGATGGAATACAAGTAGTAGTTCTTGGAGCATTGCGAGGACTACAGGATGTAAAAATACCTACTGCGATTACATTTTTTGCATATTGGATTGTTGGTTTTCCTGTTAGTTATTACCTAGGTTTATATACCGAATATAAAAGTTCAGGTATTTGGATAGGATTATTGGCAGGGTTAACAACATCGGCAATATTACTATATTTTAGATTCAATTATTTAAGTAAAGATCTAATGTTAAAAAAGGGCAACGCGTAA
- a CDS encoding glycoside hydrolase family 9 protein, with the protein MKKNLRNLLLIFLGLLGTQIVAQHNYGEALQKSILFYESQQSGVLPDWNRISWRSDAGVNDGQDVGLDLTGGWFDAGDHIKFGFPMAFSVTALNWGFLEYKDGYDAVNQTEHYKRNIKWVTDYFIKCHPSKFEFYAQVSKKGQDHNFWMPAEMIDVHPQYGQRESYKLDVDHPGTEVVCETAAALASASIIFKDSDPTYSATLLQHAKDLYEFGETYKGKYTEEGGIPAVGTYSSGGYEDELSWGALWLYKATGDNTYLQKAEAAYGEPDYLWSFVWDDKRYGNMVLLAQLTGKQQYIDNTERHLQFWIDNGNGITYSPGGQAHLTQWGSLRHSMNAALTALIFSDTVDTPNKQEYHDFAVDQVNYALGDNPNNRSLVTGYGVNPPTKPHHRGQHSSWIRSESIPEESRHTLWGALMGGPGSPDDVFVENRSDFQANEVACDYNACYQGVLARMVMEFGGTALDNFPQEEPADVEFLNETKINSESGRFTELAIWLNNRSAWPARIPGSLTARYFIDISEGINAGYTPSDYEITSRGNGQATGGLQAWNADDNIYFVEVAIDNENMPFPGGQGEHRKEIQVRVSVPNDASDSAWDPTNDYSYENLSNTLIESEKVPIYADGILVWGTEPSRSLSVTDFDVLGLQLFPNPAKNVIYISGDLTKIQNSTVVISGITGNIIKSITVSDVATDRISIPTWNLSSGMYFVSLTSNTGAKATTKFMKN; encoded by the coding sequence ATGAAAAAAAACTTACGAAACTTATTGTTAATCTTTTTAGGATTACTTGGAACACAGATCGTCGCACAACACAATTATGGAGAAGCTTTACAGAAATCAATATTGTTTTATGAATCACAACAATCAGGAGTTCTTCCAGATTGGAATAGAATTAGCTGGCGTAGTGATGCCGGCGTAAATGATGGACAAGATGTAGGATTGGACCTAACAGGTGGATGGTTTGATGCTGGAGATCATATTAAGTTTGGTTTTCCTATGGCATTTTCTGTAACTGCATTAAATTGGGGTTTTCTAGAGTATAAAGATGGTTATGACGCTGTAAACCAAACGGAACATTACAAGAGAAACATAAAATGGGTAACAGACTATTTTATAAAATGTCATCCATCTAAATTTGAATTTTATGCTCAAGTTTCTAAAAAAGGACAAGATCATAACTTTTGGATGCCTGCAGAGATGATAGACGTACATCCGCAATATGGTCAAAGAGAATCCTATAAATTAGACGTAGATCATCCAGGAACAGAAGTAGTTTGTGAAACAGCTGCAGCTTTAGCTTCTGCCAGTATTATTTTTAAAGACAGTGACCCTACATATAGTGCTACTTTATTACAACATGCTAAAGATCTATATGAATTTGGAGAAACATATAAAGGAAAATATACTGAAGAAGGTGGAATTCCAGCTGTTGGTACATATTCTTCTGGAGGGTATGAAGATGAATTAAGTTGGGGAGCTTTATGGTTGTACAAAGCAACAGGAGATAATACATATCTTCAAAAAGCTGAAGCCGCTTATGGAGAACCAGATTACCTATGGAGTTTTGTATGGGATGATAAGCGATATGGAAATATGGTTTTATTAGCGCAACTTACAGGAAAGCAACAATATATTGATAATACAGAAAGACATTTACAGTTTTGGATAGATAATGGGAATGGAATAACATACTCTCCTGGAGGTCAAGCGCATCTTACACAATGGGGATCTTTACGTCATTCTATGAATGCAGCATTAACAGCTTTAATATTTAGTGATACTGTAGATACTCCAAATAAGCAGGAATATCATGATTTTGCCGTTGATCAAGTTAATTATGCTTTAGGAGATAATCCTAATAATCGTAGTTTAGTTACTGGTTATGGAGTAAACCCTCCTACAAAACCACACCATAGGGGACAACATTCTAGTTGGATAAGAAGCGAAAGTATTCCAGAAGAATCAAGACATACGCTTTGGGGAGCATTAATGGGAGGACCAGGAAGTCCTGATGATGTTTTTGTAGAGAATAGATCAGATTTTCAAGCTAATGAAGTTGCTTGTGACTATAATGCTTGTTATCAGGGAGTTTTAGCTAGAATGGTAATGGAATTTGGAGGTACCGCGTTGGATAATTTTCCGCAAGAAGAGCCAGCAGATGTTGAATTTCTAAATGAAACAAAAATCAATAGTGAGTCAGGAAGATTTACAGAATTAGCAATATGGCTAAATAATAGGTCAGCTTGGCCTGCTAGAATTCCGGGAAGTTTAACAGCACGTTATTTTATTGATATTTCAGAAGGAATTAATGCCGGATATACGCCAAGTGATTATGAAATTACTAGTAGAGGAAATGGTCAAGCTACAGGAGGTTTACAAGCGTGGAATGCAGATGACAATATATATTTTGTTGAGGTTGCTATTGATAATGAAAACATGCCTTTTCCAGGTGGACAGGGAGAACATCGAAAAGAAATTCAAGTAAGAGTTTCAGTGCCTAATGACGCTTCTGATAGTGCCTGGGATCCTACTAATGATTATTCTTATGAAAATTTAAGTAATACACTTATCGAATCAGAAAAAGTTCCTATTTATGCTGATGGGATATTAGTTTGGGGTACGGAGCCTTCAAGGTCATTATCTGTAACTGATTTTGATGTGTTAGGACTACAGTTATTTCCTAATCCTGCAAAAAATGTAATCTACATTTCTGGAGATTTAACAAAGATTCAAAATTCGACTGTTGTGATTTCTGGAATAACCGGAAATATCATAAAATCTATTACAGTATCTGACGTTGCTACAGATAGGATTTCGATACCAACTTGGAATTTGTCATCTGGGATGTACTTTGTTAGTTTAACTTCTAATACTGGTGCTAAAGCGACTACCAAGTTTATGAAGAATTAA